GGGTGGTAGGCGAATAGGTCATTTATAAACTATTGTCTACTTCTCTTATGATATGCATCTTTCCTGGAGATCTTTCTAAAGAGCCTTCCTGCTTGTCATTACCAATTTTCTTCTGGCAATTTTGGATGTTAGGTTGGTGCTCAATAAAAATTTGTGCTTTTGAGTAATATTCATTCTTCTGCAGCGCTGGTATGGACAGTAAGTACAGCAGAGAGTTGTCAGATGAGGAtgaagtgaaaaagaaaacagataGACACCGCCATAGTTGTAGGAAAAGAGATATCGGACAGCGTGGTTGTCGTGAAGATGATAGTGATTCTAATGATGCCAAGGAAGAATATGGGAGTAGATGGCATGAGTCGAAAGATGCGTACAGTGATGAAGATCAGACTAAAGTAAGAATTAGTGAGAAAAATGATGGCCACATACATGAACGGTGGCAAAGTGAAGATGGCAGAAAGAATGCATCTAGACAAAGTCCTGGTGAAGGTTACGAGAGAATAGACAGAGACAGAAACAGGCATGATAGATACGAAAGGCGTCAAGGTGACAATAAGCGTAGAGAACCAGAGAGAGGAGACCAGAAAGAACCCCTTCAAAATATAGATAAGGATGAGCAGAGAATGGGCAGAGATAAAAACAGGCACAATAGAAATAGAATGCATCATAATGAAAATCAGCAGagagaacaagagagagtagaCCGGAAAGAATCATACCGAAGTTCTGATGAAAATGAGCAGCGAGATGATAAAgacaaagacaaaaaaaagCACGATAGAGATAGAAGGCATCAAGGTAAAAATCTGCAAGAAGATAGAGGAGATAGGAACGAATCATATCGAAGTTTTGgtgaaaatgaagagagaaTGGACAGAGACAAAAACAGACATGATAGAGACAGAAGGCCTCGTGGTGAAAATCGGCATAATAGAGAACAAGAGAGAGGAGACCGGAAAAAGTCTTATACAAGTTCTGATGAAGACGAGCGGCAAGAAAGGAGGCATGACCATAGACGACGTGAATCTGagaatggaaataaaaatgtgGATCGCCATTTGCACCATGATTCAAAAGATGAGCGTGTCAAGGCATTGCATAGAAAATCAGAACATGGCAGGAATTGGATTGACAATGATAGGGAGAAGAAGCATTCAAAACATGATTACAAGTATAGAAATTCTCAAGATCTACGTGATAAGGAGGCGAATGAACAGAGAGAGGATCGTAGAAACATTGGGGATAAAGAAAAGGCTGGCACGCGGACTCTTGACCATCCACAACCTCACAGACAAGAAAAACAGTCTGAGAACAATTTGAATTCCGATGCTTTAAATCTGGGTAAGAGTGGTGGGGTTTATATTCCACCATTTAAGTTGGCCAGAATGATGAAGGAGGTCCAAGATAAGAGCAGCATTGAGTATCAACGTTTGACATGGGATGCACTCCGGAAAAGTATCAACGGACTTGTCAACAAGGTCAATGCTACTAACATAAAGAATATCATTCCAGAGTTATTTGCAGAGAACCTGATCAGGGGCAGGGGTTTATTCTGCCGTTCCTGTATGAAGTCACAAATGGCATCTCCAGGGTTCACCGATGTATTTGCTGCACTGGTTTCTGTTGTAAATACTAAGTTTCCAGAAGTGGGCGATCTTCTTTTGAGAAGAATTGTCTTGCAACTCAAAAGAGCATATAAACGGAATGATAAGGTAGAGGATTGCATGACATTTGTAGTTTATATTAGTTTTTCCCTCTGGCTTCTGCAAGATcttcctttttaaaatttctgcTAATCCTCTTTGCGTTTGTTTATCTTTGACAGCCTCAACTACTAGCTGCTGTAAAATTTATAGCACATTTAGTTAATCAGCAGGTGGCTCATGAAATAATTGCATTAGAACTACTCACTGTGTTGCTGGAGAATCCTACGGATGACAGTGTGGAGGTGGCTGTTGGTTTTGTAACTGAGTGTGGATCAATACTACAGGATTTTTCTCCTAAAGGGCTTCATGGTCAGTGTTCAATCATGTTAATTCATTAGTTGACATTTTAGCTTCTTgacgttggttggagaaagAAGATATTATCTGGATAGAAGttttagtaaaaatatttctagTTTAAGGcttttatttgtaaaatattttcactGTAGGCAGGGAAATAATACACATGCCAAAAACTAAGGGAACTAAAGTAGTCTATCGGGTGTTTCTATCTAGACCCAGAAAGGAGTATATGCACCTTGAAATGGCTTTATTTTGAATCTCTGATATTCGTTGTGTGCAATCACCATGGTCactgatttttattttcatggatCTGTCATGAAATTATCATCGTCTATCCATGCTCATTCTGTTTGGGTTTCTTGAAAAGCTTATACCTTCTACAAAAGATAACGAACTTTCATGTTACTTCCAATTTTTGCTTTAAGCCCGCTCTTACTGGAgattagttttttaatattttctacaTTTCTTAtcatgagaaaaataaaattgttatattctttttctttataactCAAGGATATTGTTGTTCACCCTATAGGATAGATTAGGtcacttcatttattttattagtttttttgaaaatataattccTCATGTCATCCACATTTATATTACACCAAGATTGTTTATtcacttttctttatttcatacTCATTGATTGTAGGAATATTTGAGCGGTTTCGTGGAATTCTTCATGAAGGGGAAATAGACAAAAGGGTTCAGTTTCTGATTGAAGGCCTATTTGCAATAAGGAAAGCGAAGTTTGAGGTATagtcattttttgttttatctcttccccatatttaattttttttttttttttttggaagttAGAGTCTTGAGATGTAATGATTGTATTGGGAGTTCACAAAACTTTTGAAGATTTAGGATATCcagttatttttgttgttatcaTTAGTTTTTAGGGATGAATTAGATGTAATTCTCACTATGaaatgaagttttaaataatttattgttttagt
This sequence is a window from Cucurbita pepo subsp. pepo cultivar mu-cu-16 chromosome LG04, ASM280686v2, whole genome shotgun sequence. Protein-coding genes within it:
- the LOC111793277 gene encoding pre-mRNA-splicing factor CWC22 homolog, with amino-acid sequence MDSKYSRELSDEDEVKKKTDRHRHSCRKRDIGQRGCREDDSDSNDAKEEYGSRWHESKDAYSDEDQTKVRISEKNDGHIHERWQSEDGRKNASRQSPGEGYERIDRDRNRHDRYERRQGDNKRREPERGDQKEPLQNIDKDEQRMGRDKNRHNRNRMHHNENQQREQERVDRKESYRSSDENEQRDDKDKDKKKHDRDRRHQGKNLQEDRGDRNESYRSFGENEERMDRDKNRHDRDRRPRGENRHNREQERGDRKKSYTSSDEDERQERRHDHRRRESENGNKNVDRHLHHDSKDERVKALHRKSEHGRNWIDNDREKKHSKHDYKYRNSQDLRDKEANEQREDRRNIGDKEKAGTRTLDHPQPHRQEKQSENNLNSDALNLGKSGGVYIPPFKLARMMKEVQDKSSIEYQRLTWDALRKSINGLVNKVNATNIKNIIPELFAENLIRGRGLFCRSCMKSQMASPGFTDVFAALVSVVNTKFPEVGDLLLRRIVLQLKRAYKRNDKPQLLAAVKFIAHLVNQQVAHEIIALELLTVLLENPTDDSVEVAVGFVTECGSILQDFSPKGLHGIFERFRGILHEGEIDKRVQFLIEGLFAIRKAKFEGYPAVRPELDLVEQEDQLTHEISLQEEIDPEIALDIFKSDPNFLENEKRYEDLKKNILGEESEDEEDRSDAGSDDEEDEDEENDSEEDEEQMQINDETETNLVNLRRTIYLTIMSSVDFEEAGHKLLKIKLEPGQEIELCVMLLECCSQERTYLRYYGLLGQRFCKINKVHQENFEKCFVQQYSMIHRLETNKLRNVAKFFAHLLGTDALPWHVLSYIRLTEEDTTSSSRIFIKILFQELSEHLGIRLLNERLNDPTMQDSFESIFPRDNPKNTRFSINFFTSIGLGGLTENLREYLKNMPRLIMQQQKPVSDSDEESGSSDSSGSDSSTSQSESDSSSSKESEGEDRRRGKKRRKTGR